From Pseudanabaena sp. PCC 6802, one genomic window encodes:
- a CDS encoding serine protease, with amino-acid sequence MNTLNRLILILGTVLAGTMTLVGCAPQPTEKQNAPAPAVQESASSSTSCSHGVPIAYTGSTVQKVSEIARAVTVCITSQTPGSGVIIKRQGNVYTVLTAAHVVATEDKYKVVTPDSKQYSIDYKTVKRFPDKIDLAILQFTSDKDYRVVEIGDSAKAVADTPNYVAGFPLQSEESTMQNYRFSDGQISANAGYPLKEGYALAYYNDTFSGMSGGPVLDEQGKLIGIHGQSKVATDLVEQKGIDPEIGMKFGLNLAIPIYIPMRFIAQLEPGLGFQTVAAPTVPPEQKADDAFLQGLDKHIAGDRQGAIADYNRAIRLNPKFAAAYFGRGNIRFSLGEPKEAIADYTEVIRLNPNFAPAYYNRGKVRSDLGDKKGAIADYTQTIRLNPNLKIAYNNRGLSRSALGDKKGAIADYDRAIHLDPNFDRAYMNRGNSRSDLGSHREAIADFDQAIRLNPNYADAYVNRGITHTQLGDPKSAIADYDRAIRLNPNIDIAYNGRGINRSDLGDRKGAIADYTQAIRLNPNNDSFFTNRGIARAELQDKQGAIADFDRAIYLNPKSALAYKNRGINRLALGDKKGAIADLQKAAILYEDQGKQSRYREVIRLLSQISR; translated from the coding sequence ATGAACACTTTAAACCGATTAATATTAATTTTGGGAACCGTCTTAGCAGGAACGATGACTCTGGTTGGTTGCGCACCTCAGCCAACAGAGAAACAGAACGCACCTGCACCCGCAGTCCAGGAAAGCGCTAGTAGTAGCACCTCGTGCTCTCATGGTGTTCCTATTGCCTATACTGGCTCCACAGTCCAAAAGGTGAGCGAAATTGCCAGAGCGGTGACGGTCTGCATCACCAGCCAGACCCCTGGCTCTGGCGTAATTATCAAACGCCAAGGTAATGTCTACACTGTCCTCACAGCAGCGCATGTGGTAGCAACTGAGGATAAGTATAAGGTTGTCACACCCGATAGCAAACAGTATTCCATCGATTACAAAACGGTCAAACGCTTCCCTGACAAAATCGATCTCGCTATTTTGCAATTTACTAGCGACAAGGACTACCGCGTGGTGGAGATTGGCGATTCTGCAAAAGCAGTGGCAGATACACCAAATTATGTAGCAGGATTTCCCCTCCAATCTGAGGAAAGCACTATGCAGAACTATCGCTTTAGTGATGGGCAGATTTCGGCTAATGCAGGATATCCACTGAAAGAAGGATATGCTCTAGCCTACTACAATGACACTTTCAGTGGGATGAGTGGAGGGCCAGTATTGGATGAGCAGGGAAAATTGATTGGTATTCATGGACAGAGCAAAGTTGCGACTGATTTAGTTGAACAGAAGGGAATTGACCCCGAAATAGGGATGAAATTTGGATTGAACTTAGCTATTCCTATCTATATCCCTATGCGTTTCATTGCCCAGTTAGAGCCAGGATTAGGATTTCAGACCGTTGCTGCTCCGACAGTACCTCCTGAGCAGAAGGCAGATGATGCTTTTCTTCAAGGGCTTGATAAGCATATTGCAGGCGATCGGCAAGGAGCGATCGCAGATTACAACCGAGCAATTCGTCTCAACCCTAAATTTGCTGCTGCTTACTTTGGACGAGGAAATATCCGTTTTAGCTTAGGAGAGCCCAAGGAAGCGATCGCAGACTATACCGAGGTAATCCGTCTCAATCCCAATTTTGCCCCCGCCTATTATAATCGTGGAAAAGTTCGCTCTGATTTGGGTGACAAAAAGGGAGCGATTGCAGATTATACCCAGACAATTCGTCTCAATCCTAATTTGAAGATAGCCTATAATAATCGAGGACTTTCCCGCTCTGCTCTAGGCGATAAAAAAGGAGCGATCGCGGATTACGATCGGGCAATTCACCTCGATCCTAACTTTGACCGAGCCTACATGAACCGTGGGAATAGTCGCTCTGATTTGGGATCTCACAGGGAAGCGATCGCAGATTTTGACCAGGCAATTCGCCTCAATCCTAACTATGCTGATGCCTACGTTAACCGAGGAATAACTCATACTCAGTTAGGAGATCCAAAATCTGCGATCGCAGATTACGATCGGGCAATTCGCCTCAATCCCAATATTGATATTGCTTACAATGGAAGGGGGATTAACCGCTCTGATTTGGGTGATAGAAAGGGTGCGATCGCAGATTATACCCAGGCGATTCGCCTCAATCCTAATAATGATAGTTTTTTTACTAATAGAGGGATCGCCCGCGCCGAGTTGCAAGATAAGCAGGGTGCGATCGCGGATTTCGATCGGGCAATTTATCTGAATCCTAAGAGTGCGCTTGCCTATAAGAATCGGGGGATTAATCGCCTTGCTTTAGGAGATAAAAAAGGAGCGATCGCCGATCTTCAGAAGGCTGCCATTCTATATGAGGATCAGGGTAAGCAATCTAGATATCGAGAAGTAATTCGTCTGCTAAGCCAAATCAGTCGTTAG
- a CDS encoding tetratricopeptide repeat-containing serine protease family protein: MRFPKLLFALTLVSAITLNSCTTQQPTSSTTSSVKESASVDIPSSCSHGAPIAYTGSTVQKVSEIARAVTVCITSQTPGSGVIIKRHGNVYTVLTAAHVVATEDKYKLVAPDGNQYAVEYSKIKRFPDKIDLAILQFTSDKDYRVVEIGDSQKAVIGTPSYVAGFPLQSAESTIQNYRFSDGQISANAVHPLEKGYALAYYNDTFSGMSGGPVLDEQGKLIGIHGQSKVRNNLIENKGINPETGDKRGLSLAIPIYTFLSLITQVEPVLEFQPVAAVAVSTQQTADDFFLQGLDKIIVGDQQGAIADYDQAIRLNPNYADAYFKRGYARSVIHKFDVREKIQAIVDYDQAIRLNPNYADVYNERGINRSALGDKQGAIADYDQAIRLNPNYASAYYNRGIDRFDLGDKQGAIADYDQAIRLNPNYASAYYNRGVARSALGDKKGAIADYDQAIRLNPNDADAYYNRGNARSALGDKKGAITDYGQAIRLNPNDAQAFGTRGLARSALGDNKGAISDLQKAADLYQAQGDRDGYQRVISLLNQISR; the protein is encoded by the coding sequence ATGAGATTCCCAAAACTGTTGTTTGCCCTCACTTTGGTCTCAGCTATTACGCTGAATAGCTGTACTACCCAACAGCCTACTTCTTCGACGACAAGTTCTGTGAAGGAGAGCGCTAGCGTGGATATACCATCTTCCTGCTCTCATGGCGCTCCTATCGCCTATACTGGCTCCACTGTCCAAAAGGTGAGCGAAATTGCCAGAGCAGTCACAGTTTGCATCACCAGTCAAACCCCTGGTTCTGGCGTAATTATCAAACGTCATGGTAACGTCTATACAGTTCTCACAGCAGCGCATGTGGTAGCAACTGAGGATAAGTACAAACTCGTTGCACCTGATGGCAACCAGTATGCCGTCGAGTACAGCAAAATCAAACGCTTTCCTGACAAAATTGACCTCGCGATTTTGCAATTCACCAGCGACAAGGACTACCGCGTGGTTGAGATTGGCGATTCTCAAAAAGCCGTGATAGGCACGCCCAGTTATGTAGCTGGATTTCCACTTCAGTCTGCGGAAAGTACGATCCAGAACTATCGCTTTAGTGACGGACAAATTTCGGCCAATGCTGTACATCCACTGGAAAAAGGATATGCTCTTGCATACTACAATGACACTTTTAGTGGGATGAGTGGAGGCCCAGTATTAGACGAGCAGGGAAAACTGATTGGCATTCACGGACAGAGTAAAGTTAGGAATAACTTGATTGAGAACAAAGGAATTAACCCAGAAACTGGCGATAAAAGAGGCTTAAGCCTGGCTATTCCCATCTATACCTTTTTGAGTTTGATTACACAGGTAGAACCAGTACTGGAATTTCAGCCTGTGGCTGCTGTTGCAGTGTCGACACAACAGACTGCAGATGATTTCTTTCTCCAGGGACTTGATAAGATAATCGTAGGCGATCAGCAAGGAGCGATCGCAGATTATGACCAAGCGATTCGTCTTAATCCTAACTATGCCGACGCCTACTTTAAGCGAGGGTATGCCCGCTCTGTTATACATAAATTTGATGTGAGAGAAAAAATTCAAGCGATCGTAGATTATGACCAAGCGATTCGTCTTAATCCTAACTATGCCGATGTCTACAATGAACGAGGAATTAACCGCTCTGCATTGGGAGACAAACAAGGAGCGATCGCAGATTATGACCAAGCGATTCGTCTTAATCCTAACTATGCTAGCGCCTACTATAACCGAGGGATTGACCGCTTTGATTTGGGAGACAAACAAGGAGCGATCGCAGATTATGACCAAGCGATTCGTCTCAATCCTAACTATGCTAGCGCCTACTATAACCGAGGAGTTGCCCGCTCTGCTTTAGGTGATAAAAAGGGAGCGATCGCCGATTATGACCAGGCAATTCGTCTCAATCCTAATGATGCCGATGCCTACTATAACCGAGGGAATGCCCGCTCTGCTTTAGGAGACAAAAAGGGAGCGATCACCGATTATGGCCAAGCGATACGTCTCAACCCTAATGATGCGCAGGCTTTCGGCACCCGAGGACTTGCCCGTTCTGCTTTGGGAGATAACAAGGGAGCGATCTCCGATCTTCAGAAAGCGGCAGATCTATATCAAGCTCAGGGCGATCGAGATGGATATCAGCGAGTAATTAGTCTGCTAAATCAAATCAGTCGTTAG